The Cellulomonas sp. S1-8 genomic sequence CGGCAAGGAGATGACCGCCGGCGCGGGCTTCATCGCGCTCGCCGCCGTCATCTTCGGCAAGTGGGACCCCGTCAAGGCGGCGCTCGCGGCCCTGCTGTTCGGCTTCGCCTCGAACCTCGAGGGCGCCCTGAGCATCGTCGGCGCCCCCGTGCCGAGCCAGTTCATGCTCATGCTGCCGTACGTCGTGACGATCCTGGCGGTCGCCGGACTCGTCGGACGCTCGCGCGCCCCGGCGGCGTCGGGCGAGCCGTACGTCAAGGAGTGACCCGAGGAGTGGACATGCCCCGCACCACGCAGACCGTCGACTGGGACGGCCTGCGGGCCGCCGCACGCGACGTCATGACCCGCGCGTACGCCCCGTACTCGAAGTTCCCGGTGGGTGTCGCGGCGCTCGTCGACGACGGCCGCGTGATCGTCGGGTGCAACGTGGAGAACGCGTCGTACGGCGTCGGGCTGTGCGCCGAGTGCGCCCTGGTGTCGATGCTGCACGTCACCGGTGGCGGGCGCCTGGTGGCCTTCACCTGCGTCGACGGGCACGGGGACGTGCTCATGCCGTGCGGACGCTGCCGCCAGCTGCTGTTCGAGCACGGTGGGCCCGACCTGCTGGTGGAGACTGTGCGAGGGATCGTGCCGATGAGCGAGGTGCTGCCCGACGCGTTCGGGCCGGCCGACCTCGTGGAGCGCGCGGCGGACGACGACGGGGGTGCACGATGAGCGAGCAGTTCGACGCGGTCGACGTGATCGTCGCGAAGCGCGAGGGACGCCGGCTCACGGACCCGCAGATCGACTGGGTCCTCGACGCGTACACCCGCGGCGCCGTCGCGGACGAGCAGATGTCCGCCCTGGCCATGGCGATCCTGCTCAACGGCATGGACCGCGGCGAGATCGCGCGCTGGACGGCCGCGATGATCGCCAGCGGCGAGCGCATGGACTTCTCGGGCCTGTCGCGCCCCACGTCCGACAAGCACTCCACGGGGGGCGTCGGCGACAAGATCACGCTGCCGCTGGCCCCGCTCGTCGCGGTGTTCGACGTGGCGGTGCCGCAGCTGTCCGGCCGGGGTCTGGGGCACACCGGGGGGACGCTCGACAAGCTCGAGTCGATCCCCGGCTGGCGGGCGTCGCTCAGCAACGACGAGATGATGCGCCAGCTCGAGGACGTCGGCGCGGTCATCTGCGCCGCGGGCGCCGGCCTCGCGCCCGCCGACCGCAAGCTGTACGCGCTGCGCGACGTCACCGGCACGGTCGAGGCGATCCCGCTGATCGCGAGCTCGATCATGAGCAAGAAGATCGCCGAGGGCACGGGGTCGCTCGTCCTCGACGTCAAGGTCGGGTCGGGCGCGTTCATGAAGGACGTCGACCGGGCGGGCGAGCTGGCCCGCACGATGGTCGAGCTCGGCACCGACGCGGGCGTGCGCACGGTCGCGCTGCTCACCGACATGTCGACGCCGCTGGGGCTGACGGCCGGCAACGCGCTCGAGGTGCGCGAGTCGGTCGAGGTGCTGGCCGGTGGCGGCCCCGCGGACGTCGTCGAGCTCACGGTCGCGCTCGCGCGCGAGATGCTCGACGCCGCCGGACGCCCCGACGCCGACCCCGCGGCGGCGCTGGCCGACGGCCGCGCGATGGACGTGTGGCGCCGCATGATCGCGGCGCAGGGCGGGGACCCGGACGCGACGCTGCCCGTCGCTCGGGAGCACGAGCAGGTCCTCGCCGAGGCGGACGGGGTCCTGACGACGCTCGACGCGTACGCGGTGGGCGTCGCGGCGTGGCGCCTGGGCGCCGGCCGCGCCCGCAAGGAGGACCAGGTGCAGGCCGGCGCCGGCGTGGAGCTCCACGCGCGCCCGGGCGACACGGTCCGCGCGGGACAGCCGCTGCTGACGCTGCACACCGACACCCCCGAGCGGTTCGCGCGGGCCCGTGAGGCCCTCGTCGGGGGCGTCGTCGTCGACCCGCAGGGCGCGCCGGGGGAGCGGCGGGCCCTCGTCCTGGACCGCGTGGCCGCGGGCTGACGCCCTGCCGGTCCCGGTCGCGGCGCCCCCGCGGCAGGGCCACGATGAAGGACGCCCGCTGCCGGCGGATGACCCACCCTGATGGAGGAGCCATGAGCACCGTCCCCGGATCGCAGTCCTGGCGTGACGCCGGGCTGGCGCCTGTCGACACCGCGCAGCCGCTGCGGCTGACGGACTCCGACGAGACCCCCGAGCACCCGGACGGGAGCGACCCGGAGGAGCACGTGCCGACGTCCCCGCGCGCGGACCGCGACGGGCTCGCCGAGGAGGCCGACGTCGCCGAGCAGGCGATCGAGGTCCCGCTCGACGACGAGGACGGCGACGCGTGAGACACCCTGTCTCACCCGTGGTCCCGGCGGACCTCGCCGATCTCGACGCCGCGCTCGTCGCGCTCCCCACGGTCCTGCTGCACGACCACCTGGACGGCGGCCTGCGCCCGGCGACGATCGTCGACCTGGCCGCCGCGGCGGGCCACACGCTGCCGACGACCGACCCCGACGCGCTGGGACGGTGGTTCGTCGAGGCGGCCGGGTCGGGCTCCCTGCCCCGGTACCTCGAGACGTTCGTGCACACGCTCGCCGTCATGCAGACCGCCGACGGGCTGCGCCGGGTCGCCCGCGAGGCGGTCCTCGACCTCGCGGCCGACGGTGTCGTGTACGCCGAGGAGCGGTACGCGCCCGAGCAGCACCAGGTGGGCGGGCTGACGCTGCAGCAGGTCGTCGACGCGGTGGGCGCGGGGCTCGCCGAGGGCGAGGCGCAGGCGCGGGCCGACGGCCACGAGATCCGCGTCGTGCAGGTGCTGTCCGCGATGCGGCAGGCCGACCGGTCGGGCGAGATCGCGGCGCTCGCGCTCGCGAACCGCGATGCGGGCGTCGTCGGCTTCGACATCGCGGGCCCCGAGCAGGGGTTCGGGCCGTCGCGGCACGCCGCGGCATTCCGTGCCGTGCGCGACGCGAGCTTCCCGGCGACCGTGCACGCCGGCGAGGACGGCGGCCTGGACTCCGTCGCCGAGGCGCTGCACGTCGCCGGGGCCGTGCGCCTGGGCCACGGCGTGCGCCTCGCGGACGACGTGCACGCGGGGCCGGACGGCACGTGGCGGCTCGGTGTTCTGGCGCACTGGGTGCGCGACCGGCGCGTGCCGCTGGAGGTGTGCCCGTCGTCGAACGTGCAGACCGGCGCGGCGTCGTCGGTCGCCGACCACCCCGTGACGCTGCTGCGCCGCGCGGGCTTCGAGGTCACCGTGAACACCGACAACCGGCTGCAGTCCGGCACGTCGCTGTCCCGCGAGCACGGGCTGCTGGTCCGCGAGGCGGGCTGGACCTTCGACGACGTCGTCGACGTCACCCTCACCGCGGCGCGGAACGCGTTCCTGCACGACGACGAGCGCCGCGCGCTCGTCGACCGCATCGTCCGCCCGGCGGCCACGCCGGGAACCGCACGCCCCGGGAGGCACCGCGCATGACCACCGACGACACCACCCCCTCGCACGTTCCGCTCGACGCGGTCGGGCTCGCGCGGGTCGTCGACCACACGCTGCTCAAGCCGGAGGCGACGCGCGCGGACGTCGAGGCGCTGGTGGCCGAGGGCCTGCGGCTCGGCGTGTACGCGGTCTGCGTCTCGCCGTCGTTCCTCCCGCTCGAGATCCCCGTGGGGCTCGACGGGGAGCCGGACCTGCTCGTGGCCACCGTCTGCGGCTTCCCGTCGGGCAAGCACCACAGCGACGTCAAGGCCGCCGAGGCGGCGCGGGCCGTGCGCGACGGTGCAGCCGAGGTCGACATGGTCATCGACGTCGGCGCCGCCAAGGAGGGCCGGTTCGCGGACGTCGGCCGGGACATCGGGGTCGTGCGCGCCGCCGTCCCGGCACCGACCGTGCTCAAGGTCATCATCGAGTCGGCGGCGCTGAGCGACGACGAGATCGTGCACGTCTGCCAGGCCGCCGAGGCGGCGGGTGCGGACTACGTCAAGACGTCGACCGGCTTCCACCCCGCCGGCGGGGCGACCGTCCACGCCGTGCGGCTCATGTCGCAGACGGTCGGCGGACGCCTCGGCGTGAAGGCGTCGGGCGGGGTCCGGACCGCCGCGGACGCGCTCGCGATGGTCGAGGCGGGCGCGACGCGGCTGGGGCTGTCCGGCACCGCCGCGGTGCTCGGCGGGCTCACCGCCGACGGCGACTACTGAGTCGCGGCGTCGCGCAGGGATCGCGTGGCCGAAGCGCCGCCGACGCGTCCCCCTCGGTCCGCTCCCTGAGACGCGGCCTCGACCAGACCGGCCTGAGTCGTCCATACAGCCTGAGAAGACGACTCAGGCCGGTCTCGCTGCCGGTTCGTCCCACCTGCCGGACCTCACCTCTCGCCACGACGGGCCGGATCGACCTCTCACCACCTGGGGTGGGGCGGGCTCGCCCGACGTCCGCATCGGGCCGTGAGCGATGAGAGGGACGTGAGAGTTCGGCCTCCCAGCGGGTGAATGACGGCCGATCCGGACGTTTCGGGCGTTGACTGGAGCCCGCAGGTCGGACGATGGTGGACGGTCGTCCGGTTCGGCGTGGGATCGTGACCGACGACGGCGTAGGTCATGAGCAGGTGCACCCGGTCCGACGACCCCGACGGCGCGCGCACCCGCGGGGAGGAGACGCGCGCGGCATGGGCCGGATCAGGCGCGGCACGATCGTCGTGGCGCTCGTCGTCGCCTTCGTGCTCGGCGCCGCTCTGGCGACCGCCCTCGGCGACCGGACCGCCGGACCGCGGGACCTCGTCGTCCCCGACGGCTGGCGCGCCGCCTGGGCAGACGCGCACGTGCTCGAGGGCGACGCGGTCGCGCTCGCGTGGGGCGACCGCGCCGGCGAGGACCCCCGCACCGCGCCCGACGGCCTGCGCTTCGACCCCGCGGTCGTCGTCGCGCAGCTCGAGGCCCTGCACGCGCTCGACGTCGACGCGCTCGGCCTGGGCGCCCACGATGGACCGCTGGGGGACCGCAAGCTCGTCGTCGTCGTCGACGGGACCTGGTCGGCCGGCCCCGGCGCACCGGGGGACGGCGCGGTCGCGGCCCTCGACGGCGGCCTGTCCACCGGGGACGGCGCGCAGCCGCTCACGCGGGGCGCGGTCGTCGGCGGTGTCGGGCTGCTCCGGGTCGAGCCGGGCGTCCTCGCGTCGTCGACCGAGCCGACCCCCGCGGCCGTCCCGACGCCCGAGCCGACCGGCCCGGACGCGGGCACCGCGCTGCCGCAGGTGCCGACCGGGACGCCGTGGGAGCTCGCGCGCGGCGTCGCCGAGACGGTGCAGCACCTCACGGAGGCCGCGAACCCGGGGCACGGACTGACGACGGAGGCCGCCGCGACCCTGCGCACCGCCGCGTCGGCGTACCTCGCGACGCTCGCCGTCCCCGGGCAGTACGCCGACGTGTCCGACCACGTGCTCGCACCCCAGCTCGCCTGGGGCAGCCCGCGGCACGGTGCCGCCGGGTGGTTGCTCCTGCAGCACCTGGCCGACCGGTCGTCGCCGACGGTCGTGCGGGACCTGTGGACCCGGTCCCTCGACACCGAGCACGTCCTCGGCGCCTACGCGCGCCTCACGTCGTCCAACGCGTCCGCGCTCAACCGGCGCGTCGCGCAGTACGCGATGCGCGCCGCCGTCGGCGACGTCGGCGGCACGGGCGACCCCGGCGCGCTGCTGGCGGGACTCGACCCGGTGCTGGCGGCCCACCGCACGACGCCCGTCGAGTCGGTGCCGGACGACCCCGGCCACCACCGGGTCACCGGGACCTTCGCGCCCGCCGCCTACGGCTACACCGTGGTCCGGCTCGTGCCGGACGGCTCGGGTGCGGACGTGCGCGTCCGGGTGCGTGGGCACGCCGAGGCGCTGGCCGACGGGCACCCCGGCTGGAGCTTCGGCCTCGTCGCGGTCGGACCCGCCGGGCCGCGGTACAGCCCGGTCACCGAGGCGACCGACGGGGAGGTGCGGCTCGCGCTGCGGCCGGGGGAGGGCGAGGTGTACCTGGTGGTCACCGCGACCCCCGCCGAGGTCGTGCCGGCGGCGGCCGAGACCTTCGCGTCGACCGTGCGCTTCCCCTACGAGTTCCGCGTGGCCGGTGCGGGCCTGTCCGACCCCGCCGCCGACGTCGCCGTCGAGGGCGGGCACCGGCACCCGAACGGCGGCGGGTGGGTCGACGACGCGGCCACCGTCGACGACGGCGCCTACGTCGCGCCGGGCGCCGTCGTGCGGGGCGACGCCTCCGTCGGGCCGGGGGTGCGGCTCGAGGGGCGTGCCTGGGTCGAGGCCGGGGCGCAGCTGTCCGGGGACGTCGTCGTGCGCGACGTGGCCGTCGTGCGGGGGACGGCGCGGCTGTCCGGCGCGGTGCTGGTCGGCGGCGACGCCGTCGTCGGCTTCACGTGCGACGTGGGCGCCTACACGTCCTACCGGGCGGGTGCCGTGTGCGATCCCGCCGCCGTCGACAGCGACGTCAACCCCGTCGTCGTCCCGTTCGCCCCGGGGGAGACCGCCCTGAACGCGAACGCCCCGACCACCACCCCGACCCCGAGCCCGACCACGCCCGTCACGCCCGGGACGCCGCCCCCGTCGACGTCCTCGCCGTCCGTGCCGGCGACGCCCACGACCCCGCCCGGGGTGGCCCCGGCGACCGCGGCGCCGGCCCCCAACCCGCCGCCGCCCGCGGGCGAGCCCGGCGTCGCCCCACCGCCCGCCGCGGTGCCTGCGGGCGCGTGCACCGCCACCTACGAGATCGTGAACTCCTGGCCCGGCGGCATGCAGGTGACGGTGACGGTGACCGCGACGACGTCGGGCGTGCGCGGCTGGCTCGTGACGTGGACGCAGCCCGAGGGCCTGGAGATCTACGACAAGTGGGCCGTCGACCTCACCCGCAGCGGCAGCACCACGACCGCCGAGAACCTGTCCTGGAACGGGGCGATCGCCGACGGCCAGAGCGTGACGTTCGGGTTCAACGCCGCGACGGCGAGCGACG encodes the following:
- a CDS encoding cytidine deaminase, which produces MPRTTQTVDWDGLRAAARDVMTRAYAPYSKFPVGVAALVDDGRVIVGCNVENASYGVGLCAECALVSMLHVTGGGRLVAFTCVDGHGDVLMPCGRCRQLLFEHGGPDLLVETVRGIVPMSEVLPDAFGPADLVERAADDDGGAR
- a CDS encoding thymidine phosphorylase encodes the protein MSEQFDAVDVIVAKREGRRLTDPQIDWVLDAYTRGAVADEQMSALAMAILLNGMDRGEIARWTAAMIASGERMDFSGLSRPTSDKHSTGGVGDKITLPLAPLVAVFDVAVPQLSGRGLGHTGGTLDKLESIPGWRASLSNDEMMRQLEDVGAVICAAGAGLAPADRKLYALRDVTGTVEAIPLIASSIMSKKIAEGTGSLVLDVKVGSGAFMKDVDRAGELARTMVELGTDAGVRTVALLTDMSTPLGLTAGNALEVRESVEVLAGGGPADVVELTVALAREMLDAAGRPDADPAAALADGRAMDVWRRMIAAQGGDPDATLPVAREHEQVLAEADGVLTTLDAYAVGVAAWRLGAGRARKEDQVQAGAGVELHARPGDTVRAGQPLLTLHTDTPERFARAREALVGGVVVDPQGAPGERRALVLDRVAAG
- a CDS encoding adenosine deaminase — protein: MRHPVSPVVPADLADLDAALVALPTVLLHDHLDGGLRPATIVDLAAAAGHTLPTTDPDALGRWFVEAAGSGSLPRYLETFVHTLAVMQTADGLRRVAREAVLDLAADGVVYAEERYAPEQHQVGGLTLQQVVDAVGAGLAEGEAQARADGHEIRVVQVLSAMRQADRSGEIAALALANRDAGVVGFDIAGPEQGFGPSRHAAAFRAVRDASFPATVHAGEDGGLDSVAEALHVAGAVRLGHGVRLADDVHAGPDGTWRLGVLAHWVRDRRVPLEVCPSSNVQTGAASSVADHPVTLLRRAGFEVTVNTDNRLQSGTSLSREHGLLVREAGWTFDDVVDVTLTAARNAFLHDDERRALVDRIVRPAATPGTARPGRHRA
- the deoC gene encoding deoxyribose-phosphate aldolase is translated as MTTDDTTPSHVPLDAVGLARVVDHTLLKPEATRADVEALVAEGLRLGVYAVCVSPSFLPLEIPVGLDGEPDLLVATVCGFPSGKHHSDVKAAEAARAVRDGAAEVDMVIDVGAAKEGRFADVGRDIGVVRAAVPAPTVLKVIIESAALSDDEIVHVCQAAEAAGADYVKTSTGFHPAGGATVHAVRLMSQTVGGRLGVKASGGVRTAADALAMVEAGATRLGLSGTAAVLGGLTADGDY
- a CDS encoding DUF6055 domain-containing protein; protein product: MGRIRRGTIVVALVVAFVLGAALATALGDRTAGPRDLVVPDGWRAAWADAHVLEGDAVALAWGDRAGEDPRTAPDGLRFDPAVVVAQLEALHALDVDALGLGAHDGPLGDRKLVVVVDGTWSAGPGAPGDGAVAALDGGLSTGDGAQPLTRGAVVGGVGLLRVEPGVLASSTEPTPAAVPTPEPTGPDAGTALPQVPTGTPWELARGVAETVQHLTEAANPGHGLTTEAAATLRTAASAYLATLAVPGQYADVSDHVLAPQLAWGSPRHGAAGWLLLQHLADRSSPTVVRDLWTRSLDTEHVLGAYARLTSSNASALNRRVAQYAMRAAVGDVGGTGDPGALLAGLDPVLAAHRTTPVESVPDDPGHHRVTGTFAPAAYGYTVVRLVPDGSGADVRVRVRGHAEALADGHPGWSFGLVAVGPAGPRYSPVTEATDGEVRLALRPGEGEVYLVVTATPAEVVPAAAETFASTVRFPYEFRVAGAGLSDPAADVAVEGGHRHPNGGGWVDDAATVDDGAYVAPGAVVRGDASVGPGVRLEGRAWVEAGAQLSGDVVVRDVAVVRGTARLSGAVLVGGDAVVGFTCDVGAYTSYRAGAVCDPAAVDSDVNPVVVPFAPGETALNANAPTTTPTPSPTTPVTPGTPPPSTSSPSVPATPTTPPGVAPATAAPAPNPPPPAGEPGVAPPPAAVPAGACTATYEIVNSWPGGMQVTVTVTATTSGVRGWLVTWTQPEGLEIYDKWAVDLTRSGSTTTAENLSWNGAIADGQSVTFGFNAATASDASRVVPQLRCTRSG